GTATAAAATGTTAAATGGATAACGAAAACGACACCGTTCAGGTTTAGGTAAAAAATCTGAAGAGGTACACAAGCACCTCCAGGACGCGAGCCCCGAGTCACACAGCGAAGAAGAAGGTCCTCCAAGTGATGGCGACGAAGAGAAGCGAAAAAACCAGtaaagaagcagagaagaagagcaaGGAACTCAAAGAAAGCGAGATATTCGCATCCTGCTCTTTTTCCAGCCTCGGCCTCCACCCCACCTTATGCGACCAGCTCCGAggtctcactctctctctctctctgtctctcattGTACTGAACCTGTGAGAAATCTATCTCACTGATTACATAGAATCCAGCaagaaatttggaaaaaaagaaacttcttttgtttaatattttgggTTAAATTAGCTTTACTAGTCGCAAACGCACGGCTTTGTTATAAACAGAAAGGATGAGCTTCGAAGTCCCGACCCTGATACAGGCCCAAGCGATTCCGGTTATTCTCTCCGGGCGTCACGTGTATTCTTCTGGACcttctctcttctccttcttcttctacttgttggtggttttctcttcttttgagAGTTTCGTCTGTTTGGTGTTTTGTGCTCTTCAATATTGAGCGCTGTAGACTTGTGAATGCTGCTACTGGGACGGGCAAAACTGTGGCGTACTTGGCTCCGATTATTCATCACTTGCAGGGGGACCAACCTCGTGTTCAGCGCTCTGATGGAACTTTTGGTACGTGTTCTCTTTAATGGAGAGTCAAACACCCTCGTACTCTTTAATCGTGCATCTGCTTTGTTTGTTGAGCTTTCCATGTTATGTTCTTTTAGAGAGACGTAAAATGAGTGTAGCGGGATTCAAATCCAGGCATTGAGGGAGGAGAACGAGCGTCTTAGTAACTCTATTCATGGTTATGAAAATGGAAtcttgagttttttttgttgCTGATTTTTCACAATCACGTTTTACTGGGGAAATAATATTGGTGTTTATTGTTAGAACCAAGATATGTTGCCATTCATTCCATGCCATTATaggctctttttttttgaatcctCTACTTTAATTGATCTCCTGGTTATAGCGTTGGTCCTTGTACCGACGCGGGAGCTATGCATGCAGGTTTATGAAATTTTGCAGAAGTTATTGCACCGATTTCATTGGATTGTCCCGGGTTATATAACGGGTGGTGAAAACAGGTCAAAGGAGAAAGCCAGGCTGCGCAAAGGTAAGAAATCGTGTCTAGTTTTGATATAATAAATCAGTTTTCTTTCTACTATAATATCTTTGGTCTTGGACACGTCCATAACAATATGTGGATATTCTATGTTGTCCGTTGCAGGCATATCTATTCTTGTTGCAACTCCTGGGCGCCTTTTGGACCACTTAAAGAAGACATCATCCTTCTTGCACACTAATTTGCGTTGGATAATCTTTGATGAAGCAGATAGGTATAGTCTAAACCCTACAATCTCTGGTTCCTATGGTACTTTTAACCATGACATGTATAGTACTGTTATAACTATATATCTCCCtgtgtacttatcaaaaaaactatATATCTCCCTGTGCTTTACAGGATTTTGGAATTAGGATTTGGGAAAGAAATAGAGGAAATACTAGATCTTTTGGGTTCAAGGAAAAACGGGCATGTTGGCAAGGAGAATGCTGATTCATATAGTTCTAAACCTCAGAGGCAGAATGTGTTATTATCAGCTACcttaaatgaaaaagtaaatcATCTTGCTAAAATTAGTTTAGAGAATCCTGTTATGATTGGCCTTGATGACAAGAAGATACAGCCGGTATTATCAGTTGAAGGTTTGGGATCTGATGTGAATGATGAATTTGAGCATCCTGTTAAATCCACACACTCTTCAATTGGAGATTTCCGGGTTCCAGATCAATTAGTTCAGAGATATGTGAAAGGTATATGCTGACAGAAAGCTTGATTTTGTGAACCTTCACAGCATTGCTATACAAACGTCCTGACCCAATTTCTATGCAGTACCCTGCGGCTCACGGCTTGCTGTACTTCTTTCCATTCTAAAGCATCTTTTTGAGAGAGGAACAAACCAAAAGGTAAGACAGttgaacttttaaaattttcattgttTAATGTATCATGGGAGATTTTAGTTTTTGTAATGCCCTAAACTGCTTTAAACTGGATTTGGCGGGTAAAAAGGTTTAACTATAGCTGTTTGTATCCTCCTCTGTTCCCAGTATAATTTTTGgtcaccccccctccccccctctctctctctcccttcccTGCTTGCCCACTACCTcacaaaaggaaagaagagagtaagtaatataaaatagaatccTTGTGTCAGGTTTATATCCTTCTCTGCCCCCAGTGTAATCCCCCGGCCCACCAACCCAccaaaggaaagaagagaataagtaaatgtaaaataaaatccCTGTGTcaggtttattttagttttaggaAGTCGCCATTGACCAAACCAGCCATCACTTTGAGTATAAATTTTATATGAGATGGCTTGACTTGAGCTGTCTAACTTTGATTTTGATTATCTAGTCCAAATATCTTGGTGAATTATCTTCAAATGTTTAGAGTTTCCGAGTGTAATCATATTATATCAAGATCAATAGCATTTTTAACTTTCCATGATAAATTTTCTCAGAAAATTTGCCTTATCCTGACGGATTCCTAATTTTTTAGCAAAATGTGAAACTCTTTGTACTTTCCAGATTTCACtgataaataatattacttACTGCTATGGCGTCATACTTTGCCTGAGGATAAGGCCATTGTTGCCTCTACTTACAGACTGTTTCTAAAAGTTTATCTTCATGATGTAATAGTTATTTcctttttatggttcaatttgtCTAAGTTCACTCACATACTCATTATACAGATTGTGGTATTCTTTTCAACATGCGATGCAGTAGATTTTCATTATTCTCTGTTAAGTGCGTTCAAGTTCTCAGCTTATTCACAACCAGAAGAAGAACTAAGACAGATGTTTGTTCGATgcaaaacttttcggttacatGGGAATATGAAGCAGGAGGATAGAAGGACCACGTTTCAGGCTTTtaaaacagaaaattcttctcttctcttgtcCACAGATATTGCTGCTAGAGGTTTAGATTTTCCACAAGTTAGATTTATCATACAATATGATTCTCCAGGGGAGGCTACAGAATATGTGCATAGGTATCAAAGACTTCCTCAGTTCTTTGTTTCAAGATTATTAttagggagaacttcacttataacccttgatctttcatcacttttgaaaaaatgtacctaaactttaaaaagtgtcaatttaaggtatctgtctcttttttttttctaaaatttcaaagattcaagcatagttatttttcaaattccgttaaattctgactaatACCTAAATCAtagcaattttcttttttttccaaaaaaaatgagaggtattttgaaaattttgataggatgtaacaaaaaattgtaacggatggttgaatttgacaaaaaaattgaaagatagataccttaaattgacacttttaaagttttagtacattttttcaaaagtgatgaaatatcagGAGTTATAACTGAAGTTTtcccatattattattattattatttgaactTTTTGCTACTTTAATCTTTTTCTCGCTCGGCAACTGTTAGTGGTGCCAAGAGTTCTGTTGTCTGATATCATGCTATCCAGTCTAAGATGACCCCATTCAATGAATTTTGATTTAGAAGTCAATTGACAAACATCATGATATAATATCCCAAATCTGAGCACGAGATTCATACAGGGTGGAGTGAACACCAGATTCATCTGGTTGAATGCATCTCAGAACACAGGCATCCTAAGTCATTCAAACATCTTTGAAAATAAGGCAAACATGTTTTCCCCAGATCTTACTGGACTAATCGGAATAGTGCTCTCTGATTGGAGGTTAAAGTTACATGTAGGGTTCATTGTCATAGAGTTTTATTTCTGAGCATTTGAGATTCCCCAGGCTGGGTCCTTAGAATATGTAAATCTAGCCCATGCAGCTTTCTTGTTAATGTTGTATAAATTGTCCGTTTGGAGGTTAATGGTTTCTATGATCCGTGATGTAGAGTTGGTAGAACTGCTCGCTTGGGTGAAAGAGGAGATTCATTGTTGTTTTTGCAGCCAGTTGAATTGGATTATTTACAGGACTTGGAGAAACATGGCATATCACTAACTGAGTATCCCCTTATTAAAGTGTTGGATAGTTTTCCCTTGTACAATGAGAAGAACTATGTCAAGAAGGTTCCGACTTTCGAGTTGCATCCCTGGGTGCTACTTGTGCAGAAAGCACTTGAATCATTTATCCTGGCCGAGGTATAATATTTGCACATTGATCTGTAATAAATCACTCCCTCGGTTTGGGTATGCTAGGATAATCACATATTTCATCTTTAGTATGTTGCTTTTCATTCTTTCTAAATTTAACGTTTTTCCTTTCATATCTTTCCTTAGCCTACTTTCAAGAACCTGGCCAAGAACGCATTTTGCTCCTGGATCCGTGCATACACTGCCCACCGTGGTGAGCtgaaaagaatttttatgcTGAAGAAACTTCACTTAGGGCATGTCGCAAAGAGCTTTGCATTGAAAGAACAACCTTCCTTAGTTGGACAGTCATTCCAAAAGCAaacaaagaagaggaagagagatgaAAAGCAAAGGGGGCTGTCCAAAAAGAGGAAGTTTGCCCGTAAAACATGAGTGCTAAGTATCAAGCAGCAACAATGGGAATCAGTTGTTGAGGGGGATGCTGCTGCTGATGAAAGCTATGCTGGTAAATTGTCTATAGCTTTTACATTGTCTGGGTAGAAGACAATGGGTAAACGAATGGAAGCTGGGAGTGAGGGACTTGAATAGTCAATGCTTTTGAGTGCTCCATTTGCAGTGGGCCAAAGCAATTACAGATGCAAAAGGTATTTCTGCTTGTTCTGAGTTCAGGAATGATTTGAGGGTCATGTAGTTCTACTGTAGTTTAGGAGCTTGTATTGAGATTTGATGATTAAAGTTCTGACACAAACAGAGAATACACAAGCATTCAACTACTGCTTGAAACCGAGATGTGTCCCATGACAGAGCATAAAGAACACGTCCCGATTCCAACAAGTCCAGTTCCTACTGAAACTAGACCCAAGCTGAATCCGAATCCGATAAATACTTATATAAGTGTAGGTACCTAGGTTTAAGTTTATGTTACatcattcttcttattcttaTCTTGTTATAGGATGATTGATTACTATAAGCTTGTGGGGCTTAGTCAGTTGCACTCCATTCGTCTATTGGACTTGATCACCTAATCCGTAGGTATATACTTAAACATGGAGGTTCAGATTCATAACCAGTCAACATCATACTGAGGAAGGATCAAAATCAAAGGGCTCAAGGCTCTAAACCAACCGTACCCCAATAAACACAATGATGAGGTGTCTATACCCCCCACGTCAGGTGAATTTAGCTTCCCTTGGATAGGTTTTCTTTTGGGCCCACAACTGGACCCAATTGGAAGACAAAGTAGgccaatattaattaatatgagGCCCACTGTCCGTGGTTTGGCCCACTTCACGTCCCCATTGTCAGCGGCTCCAATGCACCATCCCCAAATTCCCATcttgattgtgattttttttcttcttttttgtgggGTTGCAGAGAAATAATATTCATTTCACATCGGTTGACTTATCGTTTATAAATAGCTTTTCGTgtcagtaatttttttaaaaaagaaaagtaaagagaAAGCCATCTAAAACAAGTCATGCTAACCGGTGTAAAATGAGTGATAAGTAGATGTGAAAAGTAGCACTACTCAAATACTAGTAACGATAAACCTTTCTCTTCATAGCATAACGACCCACGTGTACATTAAAGATGTACCCGTAAACATTACGTGCCCACATGTATATTGGAATaagtttattttcatttcaagtgaaatgttGAGGAATCATTATATGGtccatatatattttattttgttgcatttaatgatatacattgtatcatatcatttaaaaattataaataac
The Alnus glutinosa chromosome 14, dhAlnGlut1.1, whole genome shotgun sequence genome window above contains:
- the LOC133857044 gene encoding DEAD-box ATP-dependent RNA helicase 17, whose protein sequence is MATKRSEKTSKEAEKKSKELKESEIFASCSFSSLGLHPTLCDQLRERMSFEVPTLIQAQAIPVILSGRHVLVNAATGTGKTVAYLAPIIHHLQGDQPRVQRSDGTFALVLVPTRELCMQVYEILQKLLHRFHWIVPGYITGGENRSKEKARLRKGISILVATPGRLLDHLKKTSSFLHTNLRWIIFDEADRILELGFGKEIEEILDLLGSRKNGHVGKENADSYSSKPQRQNVLLSATLNEKVNHLAKISLENPVMIGLDDKKIQPVLSVEGLGSDVNDEFEHPVKSTHSSIGDFRVPDQLVQRYVKVPCGSRLAVLLSILKHLFERGTNQKIVVFFSTCDAVDFHYSLLSAFKFSAYSQPEEELRQMFVRCKTFRLHGNMKQEDRRTTFQAFKTENSSLLLSTDIAARGLDFPQVRFIIQYDSPGEATEYVHRVGRTARLGERGDSLLFLQPVELDYLQDLEKHGISLTEYPLIKVLDSFPLYNEKNYVKKVPTFELHPWVLLVQKALESFILAEPTFKNLAKNAFCSWIRAYTAHRGELKRIFMLKKLHLGHVAKSFALKEQPSLVGQSFQKQTKKRKRDEKQRGLSKKRKFARKT